In a single window of the Magnolia sinica isolate HGM2019 chromosome 7, MsV1, whole genome shotgun sequence genome:
- the LOC131251475 gene encoding calcium-binding protein CML24-like — protein sequence MATNPAPSVSLHTKSDIEKIFNRFDSNGDGKISTEELGSVLHALGSSTAPPDLQRMMAEMDSDGDGAIDLNEFEDFFIRSSTEDGKHRPDGGDLKDAFDVYDLDKNGLISAGELHLVLKKLGEKCTFQDCSRMIATVDSDGDGNVNFEEFKRMMTNGRSPSSR from the coding sequence ATGGCGACGAACCCAGCCCCATCCGTCTCCCTCCACACCAAATCCGACATAGAGAAGATCTTCAACCGCTTCGACTCCAACGGCGACGGCAAGATCTCCACCGAAGAACTTGGCTCCGTCCTCCACGCGCTTGGATCCTCCACCGCTCCACCCGATCTCCAGCGCATGATGGCGGAGATGGACTCTGACGGTGACGGAGCCATCGATCTCAACGAGTTCGAGGACTTCTTCATCCGCTCAAGCACCGAAGATGGAAAGCACCGCCCCGACGGTGGAGATCTGAAGGATGCGTTCGACGTTTACGATCTGGATAAGAACGGGCTGATATCGGCTGGGGAGCTCCACCTGGTGCTGAAGAAGCTGGGGGAGAAATGTACGTTCCAGGATTGTTCGAGGATGATCGCAACCGTTGATTCGGACGGGGACGGGAACGTGAATTTTGAAGAGTTCAAGAGGATGATGACGAACGGAAGATCTCCTTCATCGCGGTGA